In a genomic window of Candidatus Rokuibacteriota bacterium:
- the hyfB gene encoding hydrogenase 4 subunit B, with amino-acid sequence MILLLFFLMLGGYAFGAAGALLAPDGAAARRWAATGAVAGGGAGLVLALSVFAGGAPFLLEAPGLLSVADGLAFRLDALGAFFLALVGLVAIPCGIYGAGYSAAYEDRYSLRFLGAMLNLFLLTMSLVPCAGNVLTFLLMWEGMSLTSYFLVMTETDESDTVLAGGWYLAMTHGGLALVLAAFLLLAAGASTTAFGDLRTAAAALSPATRNAVFCLALLGFGSKAGIIPLHVWLPRAHPAAPSHVSALMSGVMIKLGVYGLLRVGLDLLGGGPAWWGALLIGLGALSAVLGVLYALMENDLKRLLAYSSVENIGLIFIGVGAGFLFLSLGAASAAVLALSAGLYHALNHAAFKGLLFLGAGSVLHATHTRDMNRLGGLIRRLPWTALCFLTGSLAIAGLPPLNGFVSEWLLFQSLLPGIGSSAPLVAPLMTLAVGILALTGGLAAAGFVKAFGITFLAIPRSDAAEAAHEAPRSMRVGMGILAVACAGLGLAAVPILSALGAVLAGHAGLPAVAPRLGQGLSLSTPGGFAQMSPTLVALGLVVVIAGVWLGVRILGAGRGLRVRETWGCGRVVQTARMEYTSTAFAEPLRRVFAELYRPTQDLSIDFHPESRYFVQSIEYRSEVVPWFERYLYAPVIAWVNLWASRARAIQSGSAHAYLTYLVIALLGLLAILLVRGA; translated from the coding sequence GCGGACGGCCTCGCCTTCCGCCTCGATGCGCTGGGCGCGTTCTTCCTGGCTCTCGTCGGACTCGTCGCCATTCCGTGCGGCATCTATGGCGCCGGCTACTCCGCGGCCTACGAGGATCGCTACTCGCTGAGGTTCCTCGGCGCTATGCTCAATCTTTTCCTCCTCACCATGAGCCTGGTTCCCTGTGCCGGTAACGTGCTGACCTTCCTCCTGATGTGGGAAGGTATGTCTCTCACGTCCTACTTCCTCGTGATGACGGAGACGGACGAGTCGGATACGGTTCTCGCCGGCGGCTGGTACCTGGCCATGACGCACGGCGGGCTGGCGCTCGTGCTCGCGGCCTTCCTGCTCTTAGCAGCGGGCGCGAGCACGACCGCCTTCGGCGACCTGCGCACGGCGGCGGCCGCGCTCTCGCCGGCGACGCGCAATGCCGTGTTCTGCCTGGCGCTCCTCGGGTTCGGGTCCAAGGCGGGGATCATCCCGCTCCACGTGTGGCTGCCGCGCGCTCACCCCGCCGCGCCGAGCCACGTCTCCGCGCTGATGTCGGGCGTGATGATCAAGCTGGGCGTGTACGGGCTCCTCCGGGTCGGCCTGGATCTGCTGGGCGGCGGGCCGGCCTGGTGGGGGGCCCTGCTGATCGGCCTCGGCGCGCTGTCGGCCGTGCTCGGGGTCCTCTACGCCCTCATGGAAAACGATCTCAAACGGCTGCTCGCCTACTCGAGCGTCGAGAACATCGGCCTCATCTTCATCGGCGTCGGCGCCGGCTTCCTCTTCCTGAGCCTGGGGGCCGCCTCGGCGGCGGTGCTCGCCCTGAGCGCCGGCCTCTACCACGCGCTGAACCACGCCGCGTTCAAGGGGCTGCTGTTCCTCGGCGCCGGGTCCGTCCTCCACGCGACCCATACGCGCGATATGAACCGCCTGGGCGGCTTGATCCGCAGGCTGCCTTGGACCGCCCTCTGCTTCTTGACAGGCTCCCTGGCCATCGCCGGGCTGCCCCCGCTGAACGGCTTCGTCAGCGAGTGGCTGCTCTTCCAGTCGCTCCTGCCCGGGATCGGCAGCTCGGCCCCGCTGGTGGCGCCGCTTATGACGCTGGCGGTCGGAATCCTCGCCCTCACCGGAGGTCTCGCCGCCGCGGGTTTCGTGAAGGCTTTCGGGATCACCTTCCTTGCCATTCCGCGGTCGGATGCGGCCGAGGCCGCCCATGAGGCACCACGGTCGATGCGGGTCGGCATGGGAATCCTCGCGGTCGCGTGCGCGGGTCTCGGCCTGGCGGCCGTGCCCATCCTCTCGGCGCTGGGCGCCGTCCTCGCCGGCCACGCGGGGCTTCCTGCGGTGGCGCCGCGGCTGGGTCAAGGCCTTTCGCTCTCCACGCCCGGGGGGTTCGCGCAGATGTCGCCGACGCTCGTGGCCCTGGGGCTCGTCGTTGTCATCGCCGGCGTGTGGCTGGGGGTCCGGATCCTCGGGGCGGGCCGGGGGCTCCGCGTCCGTGAGACGTGGGGATGCGGCCGTGTCGTCCAGACGGCGCGGATGGAGTACACGTCGACCGCGTTCGCCGAGCCCTTGCGCCGCGTGTTCGCCGAGCTGTACCGGCCGACCCAAGACCTCTCCATCGACTTTCATCCGGAATCCAGGTACTTCGTCCAGTCCATCGAGTATCGGAGTGAGGTGGTGCCCTGGTTCGAGCGCTACCTCTACGCCCCTGTGATCGCATGGGTGAATCTGTGGGCGAGCCGCGCCCGCGCGATCCAGTCGGGCTCCGCGCACGCGTATCTGACCTATCTCGTCATCGCGCTGCTGGGGCTCCTGGCAATCCTCCTCGTGCGGGGGGCGTGA
- a CDS encoding NADH-quinone oxidoreductase subunit H: MIGYVLVVAQAALALLLAPGLVGLIRWMKARLQNRRGAPVLQPYWELGKLFRKEVVVSNNASWLFRATPFIVFASVVAVTFLVPILAVPLPFDGVGDLLVVVYLLLLGTFFLSLAGLDPGSPFGGMGASREMTVAALAEPTVALAIFALALSAGSTNLGQIVARTMADPGAALSPGHLLAFGALFIVTLAETGRLPIDNPATHLELTMIHEAMVLEYSGRYLALIEWAAAVKLLIFFSLLGNLFVPWGVSVTMTPSTLAIAVASLLAKLVVLAGVVAVLETRIAKLRLFRVPELLSASFVLALLAVTSSFLLR; the protein is encoded by the coding sequence ATGATCGGGTACGTGCTCGTGGTGGCGCAGGCGGCGCTGGCGCTCCTGCTGGCGCCGGGTCTGGTCGGACTGATCCGCTGGATGAAGGCGCGGCTGCAGAACCGGCGCGGTGCTCCCGTCTTGCAGCCGTACTGGGAGCTGGGCAAGCTGTTCCGGAAGGAGGTTGTCGTCTCGAACAACGCGTCGTGGCTGTTTCGGGCCACGCCGTTCATCGTCTTCGCCAGCGTGGTCGCGGTGACGTTCCTCGTGCCGATTCTTGCCGTGCCGCTCCCTTTCGACGGGGTCGGCGACCTGCTGGTTGTTGTTTATCTCCTCCTGCTCGGTACCTTCTTCCTCTCGCTCGCCGGGCTCGACCCGGGCTCGCCATTCGGGGGGATGGGGGCCAGCCGCGAGATGACCGTGGCCGCCCTTGCCGAGCCCACCGTCGCCCTCGCCATCTTCGCCCTCGCCCTCAGCGCGGGCTCCACGAACCTCGGCCAGATCGTGGCGCGCACAATGGCGGATCCGGGGGCGGCCCTGAGCCCCGGCCATCTGCTCGCGTTCGGCGCCCTCTTCATCGTGACGCTCGCCGAGACCGGGCGCCTCCCGATCGACAACCCGGCGACGCACCTCGAGCTGACGATGATCCACGAGGCGATGGTCCTCGAGTACTCCGGACGCTACCTCGCCCTCATCGAGTGGGCGGCTGCGGTCAAGCTGCTGATCTTCTTCTCGCTGCTCGGCAACCTCTTCGTTCCGTGGGGCGTATCCGTGACCATGACACCATCGACGCTCGCCATCGCCGTGGCCAGCCTGCTGGCCAAGCTCGTGGTCCTGGCGGGGGTGGTGGCCGTGCTCGAAACGCGCATCGCGAAGCTCCGGCTCTTCCGGGTCCCCGAGCTGCTGAGCGCCTCTTTCGTCCTGGCGCTGCTCGCGGTCACTTCGTCGTTCCTCCTCAGGTAG
- the hyfB gene encoding hydrogenase 4 subunit B, whose protein sequence is MASEHLLLVMILAAYPIGALAALGIRGAPGRGLVAGCALVGALAGLVLGAVRLGGGLAPTFTASFLPLTGIALRIDGLSAFFLIVIGVVGAASAVYGFGYSAAYEGRYSLRMLGAMLNVLLLSMSVQVMADNALTFLMAWEAMSLSVYVMVLTEHDQPGTIRAAHWYIAFTHAGFAALVAMFLLLSAGDLTTSFAAMRSAPLAHGVRNAAFLLALFGFGTKAGVVPLHVWLPMAHPVAPSHVSALMSGVVIKMGVYGLLRVTIDLLAGGPAWWGGLVLGLGTVSALLGVLYALMEHDLKRLLAFHSVENIGIIFIGIGAGLMFQSYGLTTLATLGIIGGLYHTINHACFKGLLFLGAGSVLHATGTRNMEEMGGLIKRMPRTALFFLVGACAISALPPLNGFVSEWLVFQALLGGSAIPQPEVAVIMPIAVAMLALTSGLAAACFVKAFGITFLAIPRSPEAEHAHEAPLSMQAGMVSLALMCAALGLAPSAVVRVIGAALSGLERFAPAEVGFTLGLPLRVPGAVGEMSPPLLALGLVLLLGLVPLGFWLAGADRRLRFGDTWGCGRIGQTPRMEYTATAFAEPLRRVFAELYRPSRDLSIDFHPESKYFVQSIEYRSEIRPWFERVLYDPLVHVLGTAATWVRRLQGGSVHLYLVYMTVALMVLLTVARWGR, encoded by the coding sequence ATGGCCTCCGAGCATCTCCTGCTTGTGATGATCCTTGCCGCGTACCCGATCGGGGCGCTCGCCGCGCTCGGTATCCGTGGAGCGCCGGGACGTGGCCTCGTCGCCGGGTGCGCGCTCGTGGGCGCCCTGGCCGGGCTGGTGCTGGGCGCCGTCCGTCTCGGCGGCGGACTCGCGCCGACCTTCACCGCTTCATTCCTTCCGCTGACCGGCATTGCACTTCGCATCGACGGCCTGAGCGCGTTCTTCCTCATCGTCATCGGCGTGGTCGGTGCCGCAAGCGCTGTGTATGGATTCGGCTACTCGGCGGCGTACGAGGGACGCTATTCGCTCAGGATGCTGGGCGCGATGCTGAACGTCCTGCTGCTGTCCATGAGCGTCCAGGTGATGGCCGACAACGCCCTGACCTTTCTCATGGCGTGGGAGGCCATGTCGCTGTCGGTCTACGTCATGGTCCTCACGGAGCACGATCAGCCGGGGACGATACGCGCCGCGCACTGGTACATCGCCTTCACGCACGCCGGCTTCGCGGCCCTCGTGGCGATGTTTCTCCTCCTGTCCGCGGGCGACCTGACGACGTCATTCGCGGCGATGCGATCGGCGCCTCTGGCGCACGGGGTCCGGAACGCGGCCTTCCTGCTGGCGCTCTTCGGATTCGGCACCAAGGCGGGCGTTGTCCCGCTGCACGTGTGGCTGCCGATGGCGCATCCCGTGGCCCCGAGCCACGTGTCGGCGCTGATGTCCGGCGTCGTGATCAAGATGGGTGTCTATGGGCTGCTCCGCGTCACGATCGACCTGCTCGCGGGCGGGCCCGCGTGGTGGGGCGGCCTCGTGCTCGGCCTGGGCACCGTCTCGGCGCTCCTCGGGGTGCTCTATGCCCTGATGGAGCACGATCTCAAGCGGCTGCTCGCCTTCCACTCCGTCGAGAACATCGGCATCATCTTCATCGGGATCGGGGCGGGCCTGATGTTCCAGAGCTACGGGCTGACGACGCTCGCCACCCTGGGCATCATCGGTGGCCTGTATCACACGATCAACCACGCGTGCTTCAAGGGGCTACTGTTCCTGGGCGCGGGGTCGGTGCTGCACGCGACGGGCACGCGCAACATGGAGGAGATGGGCGGGCTGATCAAACGAATGCCGCGCACCGCCCTCTTCTTCCTCGTCGGAGCCTGCGCGATCTCGGCGCTGCCGCCGCTCAACGGGTTCGTCTCCGAATGGCTGGTGTTCCAGGCCCTGCTCGGCGGGTCGGCGATCCCTCAGCCCGAGGTCGCGGTGATCATGCCGATCGCCGTGGCCATGCTCGCGCTCACGAGTGGGCTTGCCGCGGCCTGCTTCGTCAAGGCGTTCGGGATCACGTTCCTTGCCATCCCGCGATCGCCGGAGGCCGAGCACGCGCACGAGGCCCCGCTGTCCATGCAGGCCGGCATGGTCTCGTTGGCGCTCATGTGCGCGGCGCTCGGGCTGGCGCCCTCAGCCGTCGTGCGGGTGATCGGGGCGGCGCTGTCCGGCCTCGAGCGCTTCGCGCCGGCCGAAGTGGGGTTCACCTTGGGGCTGCCGCTCCGCGTCCCCGGCGCGGTCGGGGAGATGTCCCCGCCCCTCCTGGCGCTCGGGCTCGTGCTCCTGCTGGGGCTTGTCCCGCTGGGATTCTGGCTCGCGGGTGCCGACCGCCGGCTGCGCTTCGGTGACACGTGGGGCTGCGGCCGGATCGGCCAGACACCTCGCATGGAGTACACCGCGACCGCCTTCGCGGAGCCCTTGAGGCGCGTCTTCGCCGAGCTATATCGCCCGTCGCGGGATCTCTCCATCGACTTCCACCCGGAGTCGAAGTACTTCGTGCAGTCGATCGAGTACCGGAGCGAGATCCGCCCGTGGTTCGAGCGGGTCCTCTACGATCCGCTGGTGCACGTCCTCGGCACGGCGGCCACGTGGGTCCGCCGGCTCCAAGGGGGTTCGGTGCACCTCTACCTCGTGTACATGACGGTCGCGCTGATGGTGCTGCTCACGGTGGCGAGGTGGGGGAGATGA
- a CDS encoding formate hydrogenlyase: MDSVFSQLSVMGSSLVLIFGLILLWRRGVTAYISAFTWQSAVLSGVTAIVAYFGHDHELYWVAVALFLLKVVVIPRLLRRMERRFAAERELAPYVNTATSLVISGLLVLFGYAITRPLVALSQLPTRAGMPLAMGLVLVSLFVIISRKKALTQVIGFLMLENGLALLAVLGTYGIPLIVELGVFLDVLMGFLVMQIFIYQIHETFESIDVEQLNRLRH; encoded by the coding sequence ATGGACAGCGTCTTTTCCCAACTCTCCGTTATGGGCTCGAGCCTGGTGCTGATCTTCGGGCTCATCCTGCTGTGGCGCCGGGGTGTGACCGCCTACATCAGCGCCTTCACGTGGCAGTCCGCCGTGCTCTCGGGAGTGACGGCAATCGTCGCCTACTTCGGTCACGACCACGAGCTCTACTGGGTCGCGGTCGCCCTCTTCCTGCTCAAGGTCGTGGTGATCCCGCGGCTCTTGAGACGAATGGAGCGCCGGTTCGCGGCCGAGCGGGAGCTGGCGCCGTACGTGAACACGGCGACCTCGCTGGTGATCTCCGGCCTGCTCGTGCTGTTCGGCTATGCCATCACGCGGCCCCTCGTCGCGCTCAGCCAACTGCCGACCCGGGCGGGCATGCCGCTCGCGATGGGACTGGTACTCGTGAGCCTCTTCGTCATAATCAGCCGCAAGAAGGCGCTGACCCAGGTCATCGGCTTTCTGATGCTCGAGAACGGGCTCGCCCTGTTGGCGGTGCTGGGGACCTACGGGATCCCGCTGATCGTCGAGCTCGGCGTGTTCCTGGACGTCCTCATGGGTTTCCTCGTCATGCAGATCTTCATCTACCAGATCCACGAGACCTTCGAGAGCATCGACGTGGAACAGCTCAATCGCCTGAGGCACTGA